A part of Thalassophryne amazonica chromosome 3, fThaAma1.1, whole genome shotgun sequence genomic DNA contains:
- the bysl gene encoding bystin — protein sequence MPKVKKARSGEKSEGTVALADQIFQADAVRPRRRLKSRDRPPESDDKYVDERLSRKILKQARIQQEELQTEYGLAPQKKKTPVTDLGPDSQDADSDEEWPVLGEADSEADDGGCESEVVVDPEDEKAIEMFMNKNPPVRRTLADIIMEKITEKQTEVGTVMSEVSGHPMPQLDPRIMEVYRGVGKVLTKYRSGKLPKAFKIIPALSNWEQVLYLTNPESWSAAAMYQATRIFSSNLKERMAQRFYNLVLLPRIRDDIAEYKRLNFHLYSALKKALFKPGAWFKGILIPLCESGTCTLREAIIVGSILTKCSIPVLHSSAAMLKLAEMEYNGANSIFLRLLLDKKYALPFRVLDALVAHFLSFRSEKRVLPVLWHQSLLTLAQRYKSDLASEQKTTLLELLKIQTHPQISAEIRRELQNSESRDIEIGLPVTVAME from the exons ATGCCGAAAGTTAAGAAAGCCAGAAGTGGAGAGAAAAGCGAAGGAACGGTGGCACTGGCGGACCAGATCTTCCAGGCGGACGCGGTGCGACCTCGCAGGCGGCTGAAGAGCAGAGACAGGCCGCCAGAGAGTGACGACAAGTACGTGGACGAGCGTCTGTCCCGGAAGATTTTAAAACAGGCCCGAATACAGCAAGAGGAGCTTCAGACCGAGTATGGTCTGGCACCACAGAAAAAGAAGACACCAGTCACTGATCTCG GGCCTGACTCCCAGGATGCAGACTCAGATGAGGAATGGCCAGTGCTCGGAGAAGCTGATTCAGAGGCAGATGATGGTGGCTGTGAAAGTGAAGTTGTGGTTGACCCTGAAGATGAGAAGGCTATTGAGATGTTCATGAATAAGAACCCTCCAGTGAG acGTACTTTAGCTGACATTATTATGGAGAAGATTACAGAGAAGCAGACTGAGGTAGGAACTGTCATGTCGGAGGTGTCCGGGCACCCAATGCCACAGCTCGACCCAAGGATAATGGAAGTCTACCGAGGTGTCGGTAAG GTTCTGACAAAATATCGAAGTGGTAAACTGCCAAAGGCTTTCAAGATTATCCCAGCGCTGTCAAACTGGGAGCAGGTTTTATATTTGACTAACCCGGAGAGCTGGAGTGCGGCTGCCATGTACCAAGCAACAAG aaTCTTTTCCTCCAATTTGAAAGAGAGAATGGCCCAGAGATTTTATAATTTAGTGCTGTTACCCCGAATACGTGATGATATTGCAGAATACAAGCGACTCAACTTTCATCTGTACAGTGCCCTGAAGAAAGCATTGTTCAAACCTGGAGCGTGGTTTAAGG GTATACTGATCCCTCTCTGTGAATCTGGAACATGCACTCTGAGAGAAGCGATCATCGTTGGAAGCATACTCACAAAATGTTCGATCCCTGTGCTTCACTCCAG CGCGGCAATGCTTAAATTGGCAGAGATGGAGTATAATGGTGCCAACAGTATTTTCCTGCGTTTGCTGCTGGACAAGAAGTACGCCCTGCCTTTCCGTGTGCTTGACGCTCTGGTGGCTCACTTCCTGTCCTTCCGCAGTGAAAAGCGTGTGCTTCCTGTGCTTTGGCATCAGAGTTTGCTCACTCTGGCACAGCGCTATAAGTCTGACCTGGCATCTGAACAAAAGACCACCCTGTTGGAGCTGCTGAAGATACAAACCCACCCTCAGATTTCTGCAGAGATTCGCAGAGAACTACAAAACTCAGAGTCACGGGATATTGAAATTGGACTTCCCGTGACTGTGGCTATGGAGTGA